One genomic region from Agelaius phoeniceus isolate bAgePho1 chromosome 23, bAgePho1.hap1, whole genome shotgun sequence encodes:
- the ST14 gene encoding suppressor of tumorigenicity 14 protein isoform X3: protein MQDMNNLDEGVEFLPAMNSKKMEKRGPRRQVVITVLIIVFLLVSLTTGLLFWHFKYRNTPVQKVFNGHLRVLNWEFLDAYENSSSPEFSMLAKKVKSTVEEIYKNHADIGPYHKETVITAFSEGSVIAYYWSEFLVPKYREESLDRAMADKQSLVQRWNPRLRNPMLKVESVIAFPVDPSIAHSARDNSCMFSLHAKEGEVTSFTTPGFPNSPYPNNALCYWALRADASSSISLTFKTLELEPCRDDSDYIKVYDSLSPVEPHALVRLCGNYAPSYNLTFLSSQNVMLVTLVTNKEGRFPGFKAEFFQLPKMKACGETLKGDSGTFTTPYYPAHYPPDMDCVWNIEVPSIKNVKVRFNMFFVLEPGIPVTSCTKDYVQINGTRYCGERSQFVVASTTNKIELRFHSDQSYTDTGFSAEFLSYDSNDPCPGKFTCNTGRCIDRSMRCDGWLDCVDGSDERSCTCTEQQFKCQNGWCKPRFWVCDNVNDCGDNSDELQCSCSADSFKCDNGKCVPSTQKCDGKDNCGDGSDEGSCSTAGQTTVPCKEYTYKCRSGHCISKQNPECDGEQDCEDHSDEDNCNCGLRSYVRKSRIVGGQNSDVGEWPWQVSLHVKSQGHICGASLVSASWLVSAAHCFLPLQGIRYSDPSLWTAYLGLTDQGDRSGPNVQTRKIKRIISHPFFNDYTYDYDIAVLELQSPVTFTAVVQPICLPDATHNFPVGKDLWVTGWGATAEGGTGASILQKAEIRLINQTVCNQLLTDQLTPRMMCVGILTGGVDACQGDSGGPLVSVEPSSRMFLAGVVSWGDGCAQRNKPGVYSRLTSLRDWIQEHTGL, encoded by the exons atGCAG gaCATGAACAACCTGGATGAAGGGGTGGAGTTCCTCCCTGCCATGAACTCCAAGAAGATGGAAAAGCGCGGCCCAAGGCGGCAGGTGGTCATCACTGTCCTGATCATTGTTTTTCTGCTTGTCTCCCTCACCACTGGCCTCCTGTTTTGGCACTTCAAAT ATAGGAACACACCTGTCCAGAAGGTTTTCAATGGCCACTTGCGGGTTCTgaactgggaattcctggatgCCTATGAGAACTCCAGCTCTCCAGAGTTCAGTATGCTGGCCAAGAAGGTGAAGAGCACG GTGGAGGAGATCTACAAGAATCATGCTGATATTGGTCCTTACCACAAGGAGACAGTAATCACTGCCTTCAG TGAAGGCAGTGTCATTGCCTACTACTGGTCAGAATTCCTTGTGCCCAAATACCGGGAAGAGAGCCTGGACAGGGCGATGGCTGACAAGCAGAGCCTGGTGCAGAGGTGGAACCCCCGCCTGAGAAACCCCATGCTGAAGGTGGAGTCAGTCATTGCTTTCC ctgtggaCCCCAGCATAGCTCACTCTGCCCGAGACA ACAGCTGCATGTTCTCCCTTCATGCCAAGGAAGGGGAGGTCACCAGTTTCACCACGCCAGGCTTCCCCAACAGCCCATACCCTAACAATGCCCTCTGCTACTGGGCATTGAGGGCAGATGCCagttccagcatcagtctcaccTTCAAGACCTTGGAGCTGGAGCCATGTAGAGATGACAGTGACTACATCAAGGTGTACGACTCTCTGAGCCCCGTGGAGCCCCACGCCTTGGTCAG GCTTTGTGGGAATTATGCCCCATCCTACAACCTGaccttcctctcctcccagaACGTCATGCTAGTCACATTGGTTACCAACAAGGAGGGACGATTCCCTGGCTTTAAGGCTGAGTTCTTCCAGCTCCCAAAGATGAAAG CCTGTGGTGAGACCCTGAAGGGAGACAGTGGCACCTTCACAACTCCCTATTACCCAGCACACTACCCCCCAGACATGGACTGTGTCTGGAACATTGAG GTTCCCTCTATAAAGAATGTGAAGGTGCGTTTCAACATGTTCTTTGTGCTGGAGCCTGGGATCCCAGTCACCTCCTGCACCAAAGACTATGTGCAGATCAACGGCACAAG ATACTGTGGGGAGCGCTCCCAGTTCGTGGTGGCCAGTACCACCAACAAAATCGAGCTCCGGTTCCACTCAGACCAATCCTACACAGACACAGGCTTCTCTGCAGAGTTCCTGTCCTACGACTCCAATGACC CCTGCCCTGGCAAGTTCACTTGCAATACTGGCCGCTGCATCGACAGGAGCATGCGCTGCGATGGGTGGCTCGACTGCGTGGATGGCAGTGATGAGAGGTCCTGCA CCTGTACCGAGCAGCAGTTCAAGTGCCAGAATGGCTGGTGCAAGCCCAGGTTCTGGGTCTGTGACAATGTGAACGACTGTGGCGACAACAGCGATGAGCTACAGTGCA gctgttCAGCTGACAGCTTCAAGTGCGACAACGGGAAGTGtgtccccagcacacagaaatgTGATGGCAAGGACAACTGTGGGGACGGGAGCGatgagggcagctgcagcacag caggccAGACCACTGTCCCCTGCAAGGAGTACACGTACAAGTGCCGCAGTGGACACTGCATCAGCAAACAGAACCCCGAGTGCGACGGGGAGCAGGACTGTGAGGACCATTCTGATGAGGACAACTGCA ACTGTGGTCTCCGCTCCTATGTCAGGAAGTCGCGGATCGTTGGTGGGCAGAACTCGGACGTGGGAGAGTGGCCGTGGCAGGTCAGCCTGCACGTCAAGAGCCAGGGCCACATCTGTGGGGCCTCGCTGGTGTCAGCAAGCTGGCTGGTGTCAGCAGCACACTGCTTCCTGCCACTGCAAGGCATCAG GTATTCAGACCCCAGCCTATGGACAGCCTACCTGGGGCTGACTGACCAAGGTGACCGGAGTGGCCCCAATGTGCAAACCCGCAAAATCAAGCGCATCATCTCCCACCCCTTCTTCAATGACTACACCTATGACTATGAcattgctgtgctggagctgcagagccctgtcACCTTCACGGCTGTCGTCCAGCCCATTTGCCTGCCCGATGCCACCCACAACTTCCCTGTGGGCAAGGACCTGTGGGTGACTGGATGGGGAGCAACTGCAGAAGGAG GCACAGGAGCCTCCATCCTGCAGAAGGCAGAGATCCGGCTCATCAACCAGACTGTGTGTAACCAGCTCCTGACAGACCAGCTGACGCCACGCATGATGTGCGTAGGGATCCTGACCGGTGGTGTGGATGCCTGCCAG GGAGACTCTGGGGGGCCCCTGGTCAGTGTGGAGCCCAGTAGTCGGATGTTCCTGGCTGGCGTGGTGAGCTGGGGCGACGGCTGTGCCCAGAGGAACAAACCTGGGGTGTACAGCCGGCTCACGAGCCTGCGAGACTGGATCCAGGAGCACACAGGCCTCTAA
- the ST14 gene encoding suppressor of tumorigenicity 14 protein isoform X5, with amino-acid sequence MLAKKVKSTVEEIYKNHADIGPYHKETVITAFSEGSVIAYYWSEFLVPKYREESLDRAMADKQSLVQRWNPRLRNPMLKVESVIAFPVDPSIAHSARDNSCMFSLHAKEGEVTSFTTPGFPNSPYPNNALCYWALRADASSSISLTFKTLELEPCRDDSDYIKVYDSLSPVEPHALVRLCGNYAPSYNLTFLSSQNVMLVTLVTNKEGRFPGFKAEFFQLPKMKACGETLKGDSGTFTTPYYPAHYPPDMDCVWNIEVPSIKNVKVRFNMFFVLEPGIPVTSCTKDYVQINGTRYCGERSQFVVASTTNKIELRFHSDQSYTDTGFSAEFLSYDSNDPCPGKFTCNTGRCIDRSMRCDGWLDCVDGSDERSCTCTEQQFKCQNGWCKPRFWVCDNVNDCGDNSDELQCSCSADSFKCDNGKCVPSTQKCDGKDNCGDGSDEGSCSTAGQTTVPCKEYTYKCRSGHCISKQNPECDGEQDCEDHSDEDNCNCGLRSYVRKSRIVGGQNSDVGEWPWQVSLHVKSQGHICGASLVSASWLVSAAHCFLPLQGIRYSDPSLWTAYLGLTDQGDRSGPNVQTRKIKRIISHPFFNDYTYDYDIAVLELQSPVTFTAVVQPICLPDATHNFPVGKDLWVTGWGATAEGGTGASILQKAEIRLINQTVCNQLLTDQLTPRMMCVGILTGGVDACQGDSGGPLVSVEPSSRMFLAGVVSWGDGCAQRNKPGVYSRLTSLRDWIQEHTGL; translated from the exons ATGCTGGCCAAGAAGGTGAAGAGCACG GTGGAGGAGATCTACAAGAATCATGCTGATATTGGTCCTTACCACAAGGAGACAGTAATCACTGCCTTCAG TGAAGGCAGTGTCATTGCCTACTACTGGTCAGAATTCCTTGTGCCCAAATACCGGGAAGAGAGCCTGGACAGGGCGATGGCTGACAAGCAGAGCCTGGTGCAGAGGTGGAACCCCCGCCTGAGAAACCCCATGCTGAAGGTGGAGTCAGTCATTGCTTTCC ctgtggaCCCCAGCATAGCTCACTCTGCCCGAGACA ACAGCTGCATGTTCTCCCTTCATGCCAAGGAAGGGGAGGTCACCAGTTTCACCACGCCAGGCTTCCCCAACAGCCCATACCCTAACAATGCCCTCTGCTACTGGGCATTGAGGGCAGATGCCagttccagcatcagtctcaccTTCAAGACCTTGGAGCTGGAGCCATGTAGAGATGACAGTGACTACATCAAGGTGTACGACTCTCTGAGCCCCGTGGAGCCCCACGCCTTGGTCAG GCTTTGTGGGAATTATGCCCCATCCTACAACCTGaccttcctctcctcccagaACGTCATGCTAGTCACATTGGTTACCAACAAGGAGGGACGATTCCCTGGCTTTAAGGCTGAGTTCTTCCAGCTCCCAAAGATGAAAG CCTGTGGTGAGACCCTGAAGGGAGACAGTGGCACCTTCACAACTCCCTATTACCCAGCACACTACCCCCCAGACATGGACTGTGTCTGGAACATTGAG GTTCCCTCTATAAAGAATGTGAAGGTGCGTTTCAACATGTTCTTTGTGCTGGAGCCTGGGATCCCAGTCACCTCCTGCACCAAAGACTATGTGCAGATCAACGGCACAAG ATACTGTGGGGAGCGCTCCCAGTTCGTGGTGGCCAGTACCACCAACAAAATCGAGCTCCGGTTCCACTCAGACCAATCCTACACAGACACAGGCTTCTCTGCAGAGTTCCTGTCCTACGACTCCAATGACC CCTGCCCTGGCAAGTTCACTTGCAATACTGGCCGCTGCATCGACAGGAGCATGCGCTGCGATGGGTGGCTCGACTGCGTGGATGGCAGTGATGAGAGGTCCTGCA CCTGTACCGAGCAGCAGTTCAAGTGCCAGAATGGCTGGTGCAAGCCCAGGTTCTGGGTCTGTGACAATGTGAACGACTGTGGCGACAACAGCGATGAGCTACAGTGCA gctgttCAGCTGACAGCTTCAAGTGCGACAACGGGAAGTGtgtccccagcacacagaaatgTGATGGCAAGGACAACTGTGGGGACGGGAGCGatgagggcagctgcagcacag caggccAGACCACTGTCCCCTGCAAGGAGTACACGTACAAGTGCCGCAGTGGACACTGCATCAGCAAACAGAACCCCGAGTGCGACGGGGAGCAGGACTGTGAGGACCATTCTGATGAGGACAACTGCA ACTGTGGTCTCCGCTCCTATGTCAGGAAGTCGCGGATCGTTGGTGGGCAGAACTCGGACGTGGGAGAGTGGCCGTGGCAGGTCAGCCTGCACGTCAAGAGCCAGGGCCACATCTGTGGGGCCTCGCTGGTGTCAGCAAGCTGGCTGGTGTCAGCAGCACACTGCTTCCTGCCACTGCAAGGCATCAG GTATTCAGACCCCAGCCTATGGACAGCCTACCTGGGGCTGACTGACCAAGGTGACCGGAGTGGCCCCAATGTGCAAACCCGCAAAATCAAGCGCATCATCTCCCACCCCTTCTTCAATGACTACACCTATGACTATGAcattgctgtgctggagctgcagagccctgtcACCTTCACGGCTGTCGTCCAGCCCATTTGCCTGCCCGATGCCACCCACAACTTCCCTGTGGGCAAGGACCTGTGGGTGACTGGATGGGGAGCAACTGCAGAAGGAG GCACAGGAGCCTCCATCCTGCAGAAGGCAGAGATCCGGCTCATCAACCAGACTGTGTGTAACCAGCTCCTGACAGACCAGCTGACGCCACGCATGATGTGCGTAGGGATCCTGACCGGTGGTGTGGATGCCTGCCAG GGAGACTCTGGGGGGCCCCTGGTCAGTGTGGAGCCCAGTAGTCGGATGTTCCTGGCTGGCGTGGTGAGCTGGGGCGACGGCTGTGCCCAGAGGAACAAACCTGGGGTGTACAGCCGGCTCACGAGCCTGCGAGACTGGATCCAGGAGCACACAGGCCTCTAA
- the ST14 gene encoding suppressor of tumorigenicity 14 protein isoform X4, giving the protein MNNLDEGVEFLPAMNSKKMEKRGPRRQVVITVLIIVFLLVSLTTGLLFWHFKYRNTPVQKVFNGHLRVLNWEFLDAYENSSSPEFSMLAKKVKSTVEEIYKNHADIGPYHKETVITAFSEGSVIAYYWSEFLVPKYREESLDRAMADKQSLVQRWNPRLRNPMLKVESVIAFPVDPSIAHSARDNSCMFSLHAKEGEVTSFTTPGFPNSPYPNNALCYWALRADASSSISLTFKTLELEPCRDDSDYIKVYDSLSPVEPHALVRLCGNYAPSYNLTFLSSQNVMLVTLVTNKEGRFPGFKAEFFQLPKMKACGETLKGDSGTFTTPYYPAHYPPDMDCVWNIEVPSIKNVKVRFNMFFVLEPGIPVTSCTKDYVQINGTRYCGERSQFVVASTTNKIELRFHSDQSYTDTGFSAEFLSYDSNDPCPGKFTCNTGRCIDRSMRCDGWLDCVDGSDERSCTCTEQQFKCQNGWCKPRFWVCDNVNDCGDNSDELQCSCSADSFKCDNGKCVPSTQKCDGKDNCGDGSDEGSCSTAGQTTVPCKEYTYKCRSGHCISKQNPECDGEQDCEDHSDEDNCNCGLRSYVRKSRIVGGQNSDVGEWPWQVSLHVKSQGHICGASLVSASWLVSAAHCFLPLQGIRYSDPSLWTAYLGLTDQGDRSGPNVQTRKIKRIISHPFFNDYTYDYDIAVLELQSPVTFTAVVQPICLPDATHNFPVGKDLWVTGWGATAEGGTGASILQKAEIRLINQTVCNQLLTDQLTPRMMCVGILTGGVDACQGDSGGPLVSVEPSSRMFLAGVVSWGDGCAQRNKPGVYSRLTSLRDWIQEHTGL; this is encoded by the exons ATGAACAACCTGGATGAAGGGGTGGAGTTCCTCCCTGCCATGAACTCCAAGAAGATGGAAAAGCGCGGCCCAAGGCGGCAGGTGGTCATCACTGTCCTGATCATTGTTTTTCTGCTTGTCTCCCTCACCACTGGCCTCCTGTTTTGGCACTTCAAAT ATAGGAACACACCTGTCCAGAAGGTTTTCAATGGCCACTTGCGGGTTCTgaactgggaattcctggatgCCTATGAGAACTCCAGCTCTCCAGAGTTCAGTATGCTGGCCAAGAAGGTGAAGAGCACG GTGGAGGAGATCTACAAGAATCATGCTGATATTGGTCCTTACCACAAGGAGACAGTAATCACTGCCTTCAG TGAAGGCAGTGTCATTGCCTACTACTGGTCAGAATTCCTTGTGCCCAAATACCGGGAAGAGAGCCTGGACAGGGCGATGGCTGACAAGCAGAGCCTGGTGCAGAGGTGGAACCCCCGCCTGAGAAACCCCATGCTGAAGGTGGAGTCAGTCATTGCTTTCC ctgtggaCCCCAGCATAGCTCACTCTGCCCGAGACA ACAGCTGCATGTTCTCCCTTCATGCCAAGGAAGGGGAGGTCACCAGTTTCACCACGCCAGGCTTCCCCAACAGCCCATACCCTAACAATGCCCTCTGCTACTGGGCATTGAGGGCAGATGCCagttccagcatcagtctcaccTTCAAGACCTTGGAGCTGGAGCCATGTAGAGATGACAGTGACTACATCAAGGTGTACGACTCTCTGAGCCCCGTGGAGCCCCACGCCTTGGTCAG GCTTTGTGGGAATTATGCCCCATCCTACAACCTGaccttcctctcctcccagaACGTCATGCTAGTCACATTGGTTACCAACAAGGAGGGACGATTCCCTGGCTTTAAGGCTGAGTTCTTCCAGCTCCCAAAGATGAAAG CCTGTGGTGAGACCCTGAAGGGAGACAGTGGCACCTTCACAACTCCCTATTACCCAGCACACTACCCCCCAGACATGGACTGTGTCTGGAACATTGAG GTTCCCTCTATAAAGAATGTGAAGGTGCGTTTCAACATGTTCTTTGTGCTGGAGCCTGGGATCCCAGTCACCTCCTGCACCAAAGACTATGTGCAGATCAACGGCACAAG ATACTGTGGGGAGCGCTCCCAGTTCGTGGTGGCCAGTACCACCAACAAAATCGAGCTCCGGTTCCACTCAGACCAATCCTACACAGACACAGGCTTCTCTGCAGAGTTCCTGTCCTACGACTCCAATGACC CCTGCCCTGGCAAGTTCACTTGCAATACTGGCCGCTGCATCGACAGGAGCATGCGCTGCGATGGGTGGCTCGACTGCGTGGATGGCAGTGATGAGAGGTCCTGCA CCTGTACCGAGCAGCAGTTCAAGTGCCAGAATGGCTGGTGCAAGCCCAGGTTCTGGGTCTGTGACAATGTGAACGACTGTGGCGACAACAGCGATGAGCTACAGTGCA gctgttCAGCTGACAGCTTCAAGTGCGACAACGGGAAGTGtgtccccagcacacagaaatgTGATGGCAAGGACAACTGTGGGGACGGGAGCGatgagggcagctgcagcacag caggccAGACCACTGTCCCCTGCAAGGAGTACACGTACAAGTGCCGCAGTGGACACTGCATCAGCAAACAGAACCCCGAGTGCGACGGGGAGCAGGACTGTGAGGACCATTCTGATGAGGACAACTGCA ACTGTGGTCTCCGCTCCTATGTCAGGAAGTCGCGGATCGTTGGTGGGCAGAACTCGGACGTGGGAGAGTGGCCGTGGCAGGTCAGCCTGCACGTCAAGAGCCAGGGCCACATCTGTGGGGCCTCGCTGGTGTCAGCAAGCTGGCTGGTGTCAGCAGCACACTGCTTCCTGCCACTGCAAGGCATCAG GTATTCAGACCCCAGCCTATGGACAGCCTACCTGGGGCTGACTGACCAAGGTGACCGGAGTGGCCCCAATGTGCAAACCCGCAAAATCAAGCGCATCATCTCCCACCCCTTCTTCAATGACTACACCTATGACTATGAcattgctgtgctggagctgcagagccctgtcACCTTCACGGCTGTCGTCCAGCCCATTTGCCTGCCCGATGCCACCCACAACTTCCCTGTGGGCAAGGACCTGTGGGTGACTGGATGGGGAGCAACTGCAGAAGGAG GCACAGGAGCCTCCATCCTGCAGAAGGCAGAGATCCGGCTCATCAACCAGACTGTGTGTAACCAGCTCCTGACAGACCAGCTGACGCCACGCATGATGTGCGTAGGGATCCTGACCGGTGGTGTGGATGCCTGCCAG GGAGACTCTGGGGGGCCCCTGGTCAGTGTGGAGCCCAGTAGTCGGATGTTCCTGGCTGGCGTGGTGAGCTGGGGCGACGGCTGTGCCCAGAGGAACAAACCTGGGGTGTACAGCCGGCTCACGAGCCTGCGAGACTGGATCCAGGAGCACACAGGCCTCTAA
- the ST14 gene encoding suppressor of tumorigenicity 14 protein isoform X1, with the protein MERGPPANGAGVRYSTQLQDMNNLDEGVEFLPAMNSKKMEKRGPRRQVVITVLIIVFLLVSLTTGLLFWHFKYRNTPVQKVFNGHLRVLNWEFLDAYENSSSPEFSMLAKKVKSTVEEIYKNHADIGPYHKETVITAFSEGSVIAYYWSEFLVPKYREESLDRAMADKQSLVQRWNPRLRNPMLKVESVIAFPVDPSIAHSARDNSCMFSLHAKEGEVTSFTTPGFPNSPYPNNALCYWALRADASSSISLTFKTLELEPCRDDSDYIKVYDSLSPVEPHALVRLCGNYAPSYNLTFLSSQNVMLVTLVTNKEGRFPGFKAEFFQLPKMKACGETLKGDSGTFTTPYYPAHYPPDMDCVWNIEVPSIKNVKVRFNMFFVLEPGIPVTSCTKDYVQINGTRYCGERSQFVVASTTNKIELRFHSDQSYTDTGFSAEFLSYDSNDPCPGKFTCNTGRCIDRSMRCDGWLDCVDGSDERSCTCTEQQFKCQNGWCKPRFWVCDNVNDCGDNSDELQCSCSADSFKCDNGKCVPSTQKCDGKDNCGDGSDEGSCSTAGQTTVPCKEYTYKCRSGHCISKQNPECDGEQDCEDHSDEDNCNCGLRSYVRKSRIVGGQNSDVGEWPWQVSLHVKSQGHICGASLVSASWLVSAAHCFLPLQGIRYSDPSLWTAYLGLTDQGDRSGPNVQTRKIKRIISHPFFNDYTYDYDIAVLELQSPVTFTAVVQPICLPDATHNFPVGKDLWVTGWGATAEGGTGASILQKAEIRLINQTVCNQLLTDQLTPRMMCVGILTGGVDACQGDSGGPLVSVEPSSRMFLAGVVSWGDGCAQRNKPGVYSRLTSLRDWIQEHTGL; encoded by the exons ATGGAGCGAGGCCCCCCGGCCAACGGTGCCGGCGTGCGGTACAGCACCCAGCTGCAG gaCATGAACAACCTGGATGAAGGGGTGGAGTTCCTCCCTGCCATGAACTCCAAGAAGATGGAAAAGCGCGGCCCAAGGCGGCAGGTGGTCATCACTGTCCTGATCATTGTTTTTCTGCTTGTCTCCCTCACCACTGGCCTCCTGTTTTGGCACTTCAAAT ATAGGAACACACCTGTCCAGAAGGTTTTCAATGGCCACTTGCGGGTTCTgaactgggaattcctggatgCCTATGAGAACTCCAGCTCTCCAGAGTTCAGTATGCTGGCCAAGAAGGTGAAGAGCACG GTGGAGGAGATCTACAAGAATCATGCTGATATTGGTCCTTACCACAAGGAGACAGTAATCACTGCCTTCAG TGAAGGCAGTGTCATTGCCTACTACTGGTCAGAATTCCTTGTGCCCAAATACCGGGAAGAGAGCCTGGACAGGGCGATGGCTGACAAGCAGAGCCTGGTGCAGAGGTGGAACCCCCGCCTGAGAAACCCCATGCTGAAGGTGGAGTCAGTCATTGCTTTCC ctgtggaCCCCAGCATAGCTCACTCTGCCCGAGACA ACAGCTGCATGTTCTCCCTTCATGCCAAGGAAGGGGAGGTCACCAGTTTCACCACGCCAGGCTTCCCCAACAGCCCATACCCTAACAATGCCCTCTGCTACTGGGCATTGAGGGCAGATGCCagttccagcatcagtctcaccTTCAAGACCTTGGAGCTGGAGCCATGTAGAGATGACAGTGACTACATCAAGGTGTACGACTCTCTGAGCCCCGTGGAGCCCCACGCCTTGGTCAG GCTTTGTGGGAATTATGCCCCATCCTACAACCTGaccttcctctcctcccagaACGTCATGCTAGTCACATTGGTTACCAACAAGGAGGGACGATTCCCTGGCTTTAAGGCTGAGTTCTTCCAGCTCCCAAAGATGAAAG CCTGTGGTGAGACCCTGAAGGGAGACAGTGGCACCTTCACAACTCCCTATTACCCAGCACACTACCCCCCAGACATGGACTGTGTCTGGAACATTGAG GTTCCCTCTATAAAGAATGTGAAGGTGCGTTTCAACATGTTCTTTGTGCTGGAGCCTGGGATCCCAGTCACCTCCTGCACCAAAGACTATGTGCAGATCAACGGCACAAG ATACTGTGGGGAGCGCTCCCAGTTCGTGGTGGCCAGTACCACCAACAAAATCGAGCTCCGGTTCCACTCAGACCAATCCTACACAGACACAGGCTTCTCTGCAGAGTTCCTGTCCTACGACTCCAATGACC CCTGCCCTGGCAAGTTCACTTGCAATACTGGCCGCTGCATCGACAGGAGCATGCGCTGCGATGGGTGGCTCGACTGCGTGGATGGCAGTGATGAGAGGTCCTGCA CCTGTACCGAGCAGCAGTTCAAGTGCCAGAATGGCTGGTGCAAGCCCAGGTTCTGGGTCTGTGACAATGTGAACGACTGTGGCGACAACAGCGATGAGCTACAGTGCA gctgttCAGCTGACAGCTTCAAGTGCGACAACGGGAAGTGtgtccccagcacacagaaatgTGATGGCAAGGACAACTGTGGGGACGGGAGCGatgagggcagctgcagcacag caggccAGACCACTGTCCCCTGCAAGGAGTACACGTACAAGTGCCGCAGTGGACACTGCATCAGCAAACAGAACCCCGAGTGCGACGGGGAGCAGGACTGTGAGGACCATTCTGATGAGGACAACTGCA ACTGTGGTCTCCGCTCCTATGTCAGGAAGTCGCGGATCGTTGGTGGGCAGAACTCGGACGTGGGAGAGTGGCCGTGGCAGGTCAGCCTGCACGTCAAGAGCCAGGGCCACATCTGTGGGGCCTCGCTGGTGTCAGCAAGCTGGCTGGTGTCAGCAGCACACTGCTTCCTGCCACTGCAAGGCATCAG GTATTCAGACCCCAGCCTATGGACAGCCTACCTGGGGCTGACTGACCAAGGTGACCGGAGTGGCCCCAATGTGCAAACCCGCAAAATCAAGCGCATCATCTCCCACCCCTTCTTCAATGACTACACCTATGACTATGAcattgctgtgctggagctgcagagccctgtcACCTTCACGGCTGTCGTCCAGCCCATTTGCCTGCCCGATGCCACCCACAACTTCCCTGTGGGCAAGGACCTGTGGGTGACTGGATGGGGAGCAACTGCAGAAGGAG GCACAGGAGCCTCCATCCTGCAGAAGGCAGAGATCCGGCTCATCAACCAGACTGTGTGTAACCAGCTCCTGACAGACCAGCTGACGCCACGCATGATGTGCGTAGGGATCCTGACCGGTGGTGTGGATGCCTGCCAG GGAGACTCTGGGGGGCCCCTGGTCAGTGTGGAGCCCAGTAGTCGGATGTTCCTGGCTGGCGTGGTGAGCTGGGGCGACGGCTGTGCCCAGAGGAACAAACCTGGGGTGTACAGCCGGCTCACGAGCCTGCGAGACTGGATCCAGGAGCACACAGGCCTCTAA